In Chlorobiota bacterium, the sequence ACAAGTGCCTCGATGCCAGCCTGCAGCTGGTGGTCAATCAAACGCCCGAACGAGTGGAAATCAATCGAGCCATCGGCATGGAACGGGGTTGCCAGCGCGGTCCCCGTGCCGCGAAACAGTAGTGACATGGTGTCGGGAATTGGTTGTTGGGACTCGGAATTGATGAAGGGAAGATGCTCCCTTTTCAGAATATCTCTTCAAACCGGTAGAACCCTGGCGGTTGCCCAACCAGCCATTCGGCGGCAAGAAGCGCGCCCAGCGCAAAGCCGGAGCGGTTGCGTGCGCTGTGGGTCAGCTCAATCGTGTCCGCCTCGGCATCGAACGTGACGGTGTGGGTTCCAACCACCGCGCCAACCCGTTGGCTGCTAACGTGCAAGGCTGCCGGGTCAATCCGCCCCGTGGGGTTTCCGGCGCACAGTTCGGTTTTTCTATCAAGCTGCTCCAGAAGGATGGATGCCAGCGTTACTGCGGTTCCGCTTGGCGCGTCGGCTTTGCGGTTGTGGTGCGCCTCGAACAACGCAGCATCGTACATCGGGAACCCGTTCAGAAGCTGGGCCGCTGCGCGAACAATGCGGAAAAAGAGGTTCACCCCAACGGAAAAATTGCTTCCGTACAGCACCCGCCCTTGCGCCGCTGCCACCAGCTGCCGGACCTCATCAACGTGCCGGTCCCACCCTGTGGTCCCAACAACAACGGGGCATCCTAA encodes:
- the dapB gene encoding 4-hydroxy-tetrahydrodipicolinate reductase, yielding MRVALVGYGTMGHEIERLAAERGAQISATFDLARPIAANAPIHADVAIEFTHPNAVLGNIRTLVELGCPVVVGTTGWDRHVDEVRQLVAAAQGRVLYGSNFSVGVNLFFRIVRAAAQLLNGFPMYDAALFEAHHNRKADAPSGTAVTLASILLEQLDRKTELCAGNPTGRIDPAALHVSSQRVGAVVGTHTVTFDAEADTIELTHSARNRSGFALGALLAAEWLVGQPPGFYRFEEIF